The proteins below are encoded in one region of Akkermansiaceae bacterium:
- a CDS encoding phosphoenolpyruvate carboxylase: MTTETMTSHNQQELDAANAEYRQQAFEDLKLRLRTLMDMLAEVLGDKNEFGDSIPWREKQVIQRPKQTTQIATMAQLQAICFEILNLVEERTALMVRHRRRKDFGVAAERGTWGRVIASLHEAGFSQQEVLEGLKEIKVTPVLTAHPTEAKRPTVRERHLALYKDLVRWDRNLDDPVNLSAILESVKVGLETLWHTGEIHASRPSILGELRHTIYYLREVFPRVINKLDTSLEAAWAEVGWDVANLRESRAYPKLQFGTWVGGDRDGHPLVTAAVTADTLRRLRKHALRIHAKTVREAADVLTLSPPPGKVPEVLTRRIKELCDEQGNQGREIGQIHAREPWRCMCYLMREKLTDINAHPYLRAEEYLADLTLMEQCLSDIGAQNTARSVVHPMCRLVEVFGFHLASLDIRQNSPFHDKAAAQMLEIVGVDDAANYASWSEQQRVEFLLLELRNERPWRPWKADPESEIGKVMDCFKILRRHARVYGDDCYGLYVVSMTRRVSDLLLVHLLAREGQMADWQNGMWVSRIQACPLFETGDDLDRGGDIIRNYFSHAPDGQFLASGAGPSTMSVMVGYSDSNKDSGLLSGQWSLQKAQANITDACREVGARCEFFHGRGGTISRGAGPVKWFLRSLPLGSLDGAMRVTEQGEVIPRKYAHRSTATYNLELLIAGVTGVTMSNRRQKDAPRLGDSQYGETMDWLSVQSRASYRELIEEPGFMEFYRQATPIDALEHGCFGSRPSRRTGGATLDDLRAIPWVFSWTQARYYLPGWYGVGSALKKLQQENEPLFNAIPTMIEREPFLRYLLTNVETNLASADLKLMNAYAMLVENEEIRNRFQSKIVGEFELTEHMMEQVFGATFAERRPRMQRTLQMREFSLYLLHQQQVGLLAEWRKATQNGDDSQLAELLNALQLSVNAIASGLRTTG, translated from the coding sequence ATGACCACCGAAACCATGACCTCCCATAACCAGCAGGAGCTGGACGCCGCGAACGCAGAATACCGTCAACAGGCGTTCGAAGACCTCAAGCTACGCTTGCGCACGCTGATGGATATGCTCGCCGAGGTCCTGGGAGACAAAAATGAGTTTGGCGACAGCATCCCGTGGCGGGAAAAGCAGGTGATCCAACGACCAAAACAAACCACGCAAATTGCCACCATGGCACAGCTGCAGGCGATTTGTTTTGAAATACTCAACCTGGTGGAAGAGCGCACGGCATTGATGGTGCGGCACAGACGCCGCAAGGATTTCGGAGTGGCCGCCGAACGCGGCACATGGGGGCGTGTGATCGCCAGTTTGCATGAAGCCGGATTTTCCCAGCAGGAGGTGCTCGAGGGACTCAAGGAAATCAAGGTAACGCCTGTTCTAACAGCGCACCCGACCGAGGCCAAGCGGCCCACGGTGCGTGAACGTCACCTGGCCCTATATAAGGACCTGGTCCGCTGGGACCGGAATCTCGATGATCCGGTCAACCTTTCCGCCATCCTGGAATCAGTCAAGGTCGGCTTGGAAACGCTCTGGCACACGGGCGAAATCCACGCCTCCCGTCCAAGTATCCTCGGTGAGTTGAGACACACGATTTACTACCTGCGTGAAGTATTCCCCAGGGTGATCAACAAACTTGACACCTCCCTCGAAGCGGCATGGGCGGAGGTTGGCTGGGACGTGGCGAACCTGCGTGAATCGAGGGCGTATCCCAAGCTCCAGTTCGGCACCTGGGTAGGCGGCGACCGGGATGGCCACCCCCTGGTGACCGCTGCCGTCACGGCCGATACCTTGAGACGCCTGAGGAAACACGCTCTGCGCATCCATGCCAAAACCGTCAGGGAGGCCGCCGATGTCCTCACCCTTTCCCCTCCGCCCGGCAAGGTTCCGGAGGTGCTGACCCGGAGGATCAAGGAGCTGTGCGACGAGCAGGGAAACCAGGGGCGGGAAATCGGACAGATCCATGCTCGCGAGCCGTGGCGTTGCATGTGCTACCTGATGCGTGAGAAACTGACCGATATAAATGCACACCCCTACCTCAGGGCGGAGGAATATCTCGCTGACCTCACCCTGATGGAGCAGTGCCTGTCAGATATCGGGGCGCAAAACACCGCGCGTAGCGTTGTCCACCCGATGTGCCGCTTGGTCGAGGTCTTCGGATTTCACCTCGCCTCGCTCGATATCCGCCAGAATTCACCATTCCATGACAAGGCGGCTGCCCAGATGTTGGAAATCGTGGGCGTTGATGACGCGGCGAACTATGCTTCATGGAGCGAGCAGCAACGTGTCGAATTCTTGTTGCTCGAGCTGAGAAACGAGCGCCCGTGGCGTCCTTGGAAGGCCGATCCTGAATCCGAGATCGGCAAGGTGATGGACTGTTTTAAAATACTGCGCAGGCACGCCCGCGTCTATGGGGACGATTGTTATGGTCTCTACGTGGTCAGCATGACCCGCCGGGTTTCCGATTTGCTGTTAGTGCATCTGCTGGCGCGTGAAGGGCAGATGGCCGACTGGCAAAACGGCATGTGGGTGAGCCGGATCCAAGCCTGTCCGTTGTTTGAAACGGGTGACGACCTCGACCGCGGAGGGGACATCATCCGCAACTATTTTTCACATGCACCTGACGGCCAGTTCCTCGCCAGCGGTGCAGGCCCCAGCACAATGTCCGTGATGGTGGGATACAGCGACAGCAACAAGGACAGCGGCCTGCTCTCCGGCCAGTGGTCGCTTCAAAAAGCCCAGGCCAACATCACCGATGCCTGTCGGGAGGTCGGCGCACGGTGTGAGTTTTTCCACGGTCGCGGGGGCACGATCAGTCGTGGTGCCGGTCCTGTAAAATGGTTCCTCAGATCCCTGCCGCTCGGCAGCTTGGATGGTGCCATGCGGGTGACGGAACAAGGTGAAGTGATTCCACGCAAATACGCCCACCGGTCGACCGCCACCTACAATCTGGAATTGCTCATCGCCGGAGTAACCGGCGTTACCATGTCTAACCGTAGACAGAAGGATGCTCCCCGTTTGGGCGACAGCCAGTATGGTGAGACGATGGACTGGCTTTCCGTTCAGAGCCGCGCCAGTTACCGGGAACTGATAGAAGAGCCCGGCTTCATGGAGTTTTACCGTCAGGCCACTCCGATTGATGCGCTCGAACACGGTTGTTTTGGATCCCGTCCATCACGCCGGACCGGCGGCGCCACCCTCGACGACCTGCGGGCCATCCCGTGGGTGTTCAGCTGGACCCAGGCACGCTACTACCTGCCCGGCTGGTATGGGGTCGGCTCCGCCCTGAAAAAACTCCAGCAAGAAAACGAGCCGTTGTTCAACGCCATCCCCACGATGATTGAGCGCGAGCCATTCCTCAGATACCTGCTCACCAATGTGGAAACCAATCTGGCCAGTGCGGACCTGAAGCTGATGAACGCCTACGCAATGCTGGTGGAGAACGAGGAAATACGGAACCGTTTCCAGTCGAAAATCGTCGGTGAGTTTGAACTCACCGAACACATGATGGAGCAGGTTTTTGGCGCGACTTTTGCGGAGCGCCGACCACGTATGCAGCGCACCTTGCAGATGCGCGAGTTCTCGCTCTACCTCCTGCACCAGCAGCAGGTGGGCCTGCTGGCCGAGTGGCGCAAGGCTACGCAAAACGGTGACGACAGCCAGTTGGCCGAGCTGCTCAACGCTCTCCAGTTGTCGGTCAATGCCATTGCCAGCGGTCTGCGGACCACGGGCTGA
- a CDS encoding HAD family phosphatase, which yields MKTSISKALHDADAILFDFDGVILDSEWPIYQSWKRVFEREGCELPPDVYVKCIGSDFDTWSPPDYLQQLTGKSFDWDQENAARQVEIMRDLDGAAPMPGAGALIKALRNKRMAVVSSSSHNWVDGWLNQLGLMPYFHTTVCRGDAPRIKPAPDLYLEAARRLDAKPENCLVVEDSMNGLISAHAAGMGVLAVPNRLTQVLDFSRAEWIVPSLAEMVEHHTGHL from the coding sequence ATGAAAACTTCCATCTCCAAGGCCCTCCATGATGCCGATGCCATTTTGTTTGATTTCGATGGTGTCATCCTCGACAGCGAGTGGCCGATCTACCAATCGTGGAAACGCGTTTTCGAACGCGAGGGCTGCGAGCTGCCACCCGATGTGTATGTCAAATGCATCGGGTCCGACTTTGATACCTGGTCGCCGCCCGATTACCTGCAACAACTCACGGGCAAGAGCTTTGACTGGGACCAGGAAAACGCCGCCCGACAAGTGGAGATCATGCGTGACCTGGATGGCGCCGCCCCCATGCCGGGTGCCGGTGCACTGATCAAGGCACTTCGCAACAAACGCATGGCGGTTGTCTCCAGCTCATCGCACAACTGGGTCGACGGCTGGCTCAATCAACTGGGACTGATGCCGTACTTCCATACAACGGTCTGCCGGGGTGATGCGCCCAGGATCAAGCCGGCGCCCGATCTCTATCTGGAGGCAGCAAGGCGCCTGGACGCCAAACCGGAAAACTGCCTGGTGGTTGAGGACTCGATGAACGGCCTCATTTCCGCACACGCGGCAGGGATGGGGGTGCTGGCTGTCCCCAACAGACTAACCCAGGTCCTGGATTTCAGCCGTGCCGAGTGGATCGTGCCGTCACTGGCTGAAATGGTTGAGCATCACACAGGACACCTTTAG